In Fischerella sp. PCC 9605, the genomic window ATGCCAATCCAAAACCATAAGTTTGGTTTTCCGTGTTCACCTTGTTCTCCTGCTTCGTCCTGAGAAACATTACCTTCTAGTTCGACAACACTGACATCGTAGAGATAACTGTGAGTCTTCAATGAAAACAGCAGCGTAAAAGCGTAGACTGCGATCAGAACGATCGCCACAAAAATCGACAGCTTGTTAATCGCGCTTTGCTCGACTACATTAGATGTGGTGATCACCGTGGCAGGTAGCACAATCGCAATTACTGCCAGTGTCATCGTCGAACCATTTACTCGGGCAACCATCGGCTGAAAATCCTGCTCTTTGTAACGCAATCCTCCCAGCAGCATGGATAGCCCCATCACTAGTAGCAGATTAGCGATAATTGACCCGGTGATGCTGGCTTTGACGATGTCCACTAAGCCTTCTTTCAAAGCTACTAGGGCAATGATCAACTCGGTGGCATTACCGAAGACTGCGTTTAACAAACCTCCAATGGCGGGCCCCAAAACCACGGCAATTTCCTCAGTCGCCGTGCTTAGCCAGATTGCTAGGGGAACGATCGCGATCGCCGAAAGTACAAATACTGTCAATGCTCCCCACTCCAGTTTCTCTGCTGCAATGGCGATCGGGATGAAGACTAGCAAACCTATTGAAATCAGGTTTTTAGGTTGTATTTTAGCTATGGTTGCCATAGGTGTATAGGCCTAATGTTGTCTGTCTGGCAGATATTACAGTACAGACGACACTTTACAATATCTCTGGGACAAACAGCACTATCCGCAGTAGGCTCTATACCATTAGCAACCCATAATTAATAGTTGT contains:
- the cax gene encoding calcium/proton exchanger, translated to MATIAKIQPKNLISIGLLVFIPIAIAAEKLEWGALTVFVLSAIAIVPLAIWLSTATEEIAVVLGPAIGGLLNAVFGNATELIIALVALKEGLVDIVKASITGSIIANLLLVMGLSMLLGGLRYKEQDFQPMVARVNGSTMTLAVIAIVLPATVITTSNVVEQSAINKLSIFVAIVLIAVYAFTLLFSLKTHSYLYDVSVVELEGNVSQDEAGEQGEHGKPNLWFWIGILLVATIGIAFVSEIFVGAVEEATKGLGLTPLFTGVILLPLVGGAAEYVTAVRVAIKNNMDLSVSVAMGSSLLVALLVAPILVLVGQVIGQPMDLNFNMFEVIAVIIAVVIANLISLDGRSNWLEGMLLLATYAILGAAFYFHPV